The following proteins are co-located in the Nitrospinota bacterium genome:
- a CDS encoding glycosyltransferase, producing the protein MKIGMMCLWNAANGPSIHAELVGRAWVKLGHQLRIFSAQKHPDARPTFQKDEDFVIRHFRVDEVIPVTRATLFDPSPLLNEEYDVFIAQNVERLPAERLLEVFPKIREKAVTVQVVHEGKAPEDPLYYKFDWDTIVCFDQRYKDNLVKYFPAEKIHMIPYPYHPLELGDKGEARKKLGLPLDEKIVFSFGFRPEDLVSVLPALKDVVKEYPLRYVIIANPGSNVDELREAKKKYDFVDLQVKPLPLDELYNFLHASDALLIHRESSKKYKAVLSSSVCQVLGSGCPILFHESNYVELYGDEIMKYLDFEDMKVKLIDLFQNKFDLKRIEDFLEDNKAERIAQKFIRLFEKLIGDQRSELPPSKLRGILR; encoded by the coding sequence ATGAAAATAGGAATGATGTGTCTTTGGAATGCCGCTAACGGGCCTTCCATCCACGCGGAATTGGTAGGGAGGGCTTGGGTAAAATTGGGTCACCAGCTCAGGATATTTTCCGCCCAAAAGCACCCTGATGCCAGACCGACTTTTCAAAAAGACGAGGATTTTGTCATCAGACACTTTCGCGTTGATGAAGTCATACCAGTCACCCGGGCTACCCTCTTTGATCCTTCTCCCCTTTTGAATGAAGAATACGATGTCTTTATTGCTCAAAATGTAGAAAGATTACCAGCAGAAAGATTACTTGAGGTCTTTCCAAAAATTAGGGAAAAAGCTGTTACCGTTCAGGTTGTCCACGAGGGCAAAGCCCCGGAAGATCCTCTTTACTATAAGTTTGACTGGGATACTATTGTCTGTTTTGATCAGAGATACAAAGACAACTTGGTCAAATATTTCCCTGCTGAAAAGATTCACATGATCCCCTATCCCTACCATCCACTCGAGCTTGGTGATAAAGGGGAAGCGAGAAAAAAGCTGGGCCTCCCGCTGGACGAAAAGATTGTATTCTCCTTTGGTTTTAGACCAGAAGATCTTGTCTCTGTTTTACCCGCTCTAAAAGACGTCGTTAAGGAATATCCTCTCAGATATGTGATCATCGCCAATCCCGGAAGCAATGTTGATGAATTGCGCGAAGCGAAAAAGAAATACGACTTTGTAGACCTTCAGGTAAAGCCACTTCCCTTAGACGAGCTGTATAACTTCTTGCATGCTTCGGATGCATTGCTCATTCATAGGGAATCCTCAAAGAAGTACAAAGCAGTCCTGTCAAGTTCCGTGTGCCAAGTTCTAGGTTCCGGTTGCCCTATCCTATTTCACGAGTCAAACTACGTTGAACTATATGGAGACGAAATCATGAAGTATCTGGATTTTGAGGATATGAAAGTCAAGCTCATTGATCTATTCCAAAACAAGTTCGACCTCAAAAGAATAGAGGATTTTCTGGAAGACAATAAAGCTGAAAGAATTGCCCAGAAATTTATACGATTATTTGAAAAATTAATCGGAGACCAAAGGAGTGAATTACCCCCCAGCAAGCTGAGGGGTATCCTGCGTTGA
- a CDS encoding helix-turn-helix transcriptional regulator, whose protein sequence is MFESSKGLKKMVRYDIGKRMRELRLERKLSLDKVSAKTGVNASYLGQLEKNNRRANVEVLEKLAECYNIELHQFFHRPSPRPPKSLETHLKGLSKAKRRSVIRTLQRLFDDNAGALAILKKLDRK, encoded by the coding sequence GTGTTTGAGTCGAGCAAAGGGTTAAAGAAGATGGTACGATATGACATTGGCAAGAGGATGAGGGAATTAAGATTAGAGCGGAAGCTCTCGCTCGATAAAGTATCAGCCAAGACGGGTGTTAACGCATCGTACTTGGGCCAGCTGGAAAAAAACAATCGTCGGGCGAACGTAGAGGTGTTAGAGAAACTAGCTGAGTGCTACAATATTGAGCTCCACCAATTCTTCCATCGCCCCAGTCCGCGTCCTCCCAAATCTCTGGAAACTCATTTAAAAGGCCTATCAAAAGCCAAAAGACGATCGGTAATTCGAACACTGCAAAGGCTTTTCGATGACAACGCCGGGGCCCTGGCCATTCTCAAAAAGCTGGATCGAAAGTGA
- a CDS encoding tryptophan synthase subunit alpha: MSRIDERFAELRAQGRKALIPFIEAGDPDLAATKAIIPALEAAGADLIELGVPFSDPLADGPIIQKAALRALESGTSLKKILAMVEEVRPQVSVPLILMSSYNPIFVFGEEEFVRNAARVGVDGLIVPDLPPEEADSLQELTEREGVDLIFLLAPSSTEDRIAMVAKRGRGFIYYVSLMGITGVREALADTIAEHLSHIKSVTDRPVVVGFGISTPDQAREVASWSDGVVVGSALVRLIEEGGSPEELSESVGSLLKELKAGVLKATEG, from the coding sequence ATGAGCCGCATAGATGAGCGATTCGCCGAGCTTCGTGCCCAGGGACGGAAAGCCCTCATTCCATTTATAGAGGCGGGCGACCCGGACCTGGCCGCCACCAAAGCCATCATACCGGCCCTCGAAGCCGCCGGTGCGGACCTGATTGAGCTTGGTGTGCCATTCAGCGACCCATTGGCCGATGGCCCCATCATCCAGAAAGCCGCTCTGAGGGCCCTGGAGAGCGGCACCTCGCTGAAAAAAATTCTTGCGATGGTGGAGGAGGTAAGGCCCCAGGTGAGCGTGCCCCTTATCCTTATGTCCAGCTACAACCCGATCTTCGTCTTCGGCGAGGAGGAGTTCGTCCGGAACGCCGCCAGGGTTGGAGTGGATGGGCTTATCGTGCCCGATCTGCCTCCAGAAGAGGCTGATAGCCTCCAGGAGCTGACCGAGCGAGAGGGGGTGGACCTCATTTTCCTCTTGGCCCCTTCATCCACGGAGGACCGGATCGCCATGGTGGCCAAGCGGGGCAGGGGGTTCATCTACTATGTCTCCCTCATGGGCATAACCGGAGTCCGGGAGGCGCTTGCCGACACAATTGCCGAGCATCTGAGCCACATCAAGAGTGTCACCGACCGACCCGTGGTCGTAGGGTTCGGCATTTCCACCCCCGACCAGGCCCGTGAGGTGGCATCTTGGTCGGACGGTGTGGTTGTGGGAAGCGCCCTGGTGAGGCTCATCGAGGAGGGCGGCTCGCCGGAGGAGCTCTCAGAATCCGTCGGGTCTTTGCTAAAAGAGCTGAAGGCTGGGGTGCTCAAGGCGACCGAGGGCTAA